The nucleotide sequence GTGGTATAGTTTCTCTTTTTGAGAACTTCCCAGACTTTGAGCAAAAAGATACTAAGATCGCGGTTTTTGGAAATACTACTGTAAAAGCCGCAAAAGAGCATGGTTTGGTTGTTAACATTCAGGCTCCAACGCCAGAAACTCCGTCTATGACCATGGCACTTATGAAATATATTAAAGAAGCGAATAAGAAATAAAGATTACCTTCTGTTTTTAATTAGAAAAGCCTATAATTTTAATAAATTATAGGCTTTTCATATTTATAAGCTTTAATGTTAATTACACCATCGGTCCTCCAGAAAGAATTTCCTGGTTTGCGTTCTCTTCAAATTTTGTAAAGTTCTTCTTAAAAGAATTTGCAAGCTCTAATGCTTTTGCATCATACGCATCTTTATCTGCCCAGGTCTGTCTTGGGTTCAAGATTTCAGATGGAACATTATCACATTCTACCGGCATCTCTAAACCAAATATTGGATGGGTTGTATAATCAACCTTTTCCAACTTCCCCTCAAGAGCAGCATCAATCATCGCTCTTGTATATTTCAACTTCATTCTACTTCCTGTACCGTATGCTCCACCAGACCAACCAGTGTTTACTAGCCATACATTTACATTGGCATCTTTCATTTTCTTACTCAACATCTCCCCATACGCGGTTGGATGTAAAGGCATGAAAGGTGCACCAAAACAAGCTGAGAAATTTGGTTGAGGCTCATTAACCCCAGCCTCAGTTCCTGCAACTTTTGCTGTATAACCACTAATAAAATGATAAGCCGCTTGTGCAGGGTTCAATTTACTGATTGGAGGCAATACTCCAAAAGCATCTGCAGTAAGAAAGAAGATATTCTTCGGATTTTTACCTACTGATGGTTGTGCTATATTCTTTATATGATTTATTGGATAACTAACTCTCGTATTAGGAGTTATAGAAGTATCATCAAAATCCACATCGCCATTTTTATCTAAAACCACATTTTCCAAGATTGCACCCGGCTTAATAGCATGAAAGATATCTGGCTCGTTCTCTTCTGAAAGATGAATTACTTTGGCATAACAACCACCTTCAAAATTGAAGATAGTATTCTCTTTAGTCCATCCATGCTCATCATCTCCTATCAATCTACGTTTTGGATCTGCAGAAAGTGTGGTTTTTCCGGTTCCGGATAGTCCAAAGAAAATAGCAGTATCATCATCCTTACCTATATTTGCAGAACAGTGCATAGGTAATGTGTTATGATGTACAGGAAGTACAAAGTTTAAAGCAGAGAATATACCTTTTTTAATTTCTCCTGTATATCCGCTTCCACCAATAAGTGCTATCTTTTTGGTGAAATTTAAAATCGAAAAATTTGCTTGACGCGTTCCGTCTACCTCTGGATCTGCTTTAAATCCTGGAGCATTAACAATAATCCAATCTTCATTAAAACCTTGCAATTCATTATCGTCTGGTCTTAAGAACATGTTATATGCAAATAGATTAGACCAAGGATACTCATTGATCACTCTAATGTTCAGTTTATATTTATCATCTGCACATGCATAAGAATCACGTACGAACAATTCTTTTTCAGAAAGATAGTCTACAACTTTCTTATATAAAGAGTCAAATTTTTCTGGGTCAAAAGGAATATTTATGTCTCCCCACCAAACTCTGTCTTTAGTTTCATCATCCTTTACCAAATAACGGTCTTTAGGAGAACGTCCTGTAAACTCACCTGTGTTAACAGCTAAAGCTCCAGAACTAGCTTCTACCCCTTGTTTCTTCTCTATAGTAATATCATGAAGTTCTTCCGGGGAGAGTTGATAGTGCACGGTTGCACCTTTAATCCCATAATTATCCAACGAAATCGATTTCGTAATTTGTTTATTTGCCAACATAAAAATTTAAGTTGTGTGTTTGTTTAGGCATACAAAAGTATATAATCTTAAGTTCATACTAGAGCAAAAGCCTCTAATTTATTTCTTTTTTAACGTTATAAAAGACCATAATAGTATAAGCCAAGACAATATTAATAAACTACCTCCCAGCGGTGTTAGCAATGCTATTGCCTTAAAATTAAAGGAAGTTAAGCTGTTAGTGGCAAGCAGATAGATAGATCCGGAGAAGAATAGTACTCCTATTATTATTAGAAAGAATACCCATTTACCCACTTTTGGTTTCAAACCAGAAATACCACCTAATATTATTAATAACAAAGCGTGATAGATCTGATATTTTGTTCCAGTCTCAAAAGTAGCCATAGCATCTGGAGAAATAAGAGGCTTTAATCCATGCGTAGCAAATGCACCTAAAATTACTCCCACTACTCCAATCAAAAATCCTGCTATATAAAATCTTCTTTCCATAGATTGTTTTTTAAGTCTACACAATTATATACATTCGTGAAACATAGCCACAAAATTAACCAAGAAAATTCTAAAATGCGAAAACTATTAGTGATTGGTGCTGGAAAATCTACTTCCGTACTTATAGCTTACCTCCTAGATAAATCTGAAGAAGAAAATTTATTTTTAACTATAGGCGATTTGGATCTTGCCCAAGCTAATAAACTCTGTAATGATCATCCCAGATGTAAAGCTATCTTTTTAGATGTATTTAATAGAGAAAGTAGAGAAGCAGCAATTAAGGAAGCAGATATTGTTATTTCTATGCTACCTGCAAGATTTCATATAGAGGCAGCGAAAGACTGCATCAAATTTAAAAAATCACTTGTTACGGCTTCTTATATAAGTAATGAAATGAAAGCTCTAGACGAGGAAGTGAAAGAAAACGGACTAGTTTTTATGAATGAGATCGGAGTAGATCCGGGAATTGATCATATGAGTGCCATGCAGGTTATAGATAGAATTAGAGATAAAGGTGGCAAGATCTTACTTTTTGAATCTTTTACCGGTGGATTAGTAGCCCCGGAGAGTGACACCAATCTTTGGAACTATAAATTTACTTGGAATCCGCGAAATGTTGTGCTGGCAGGGCAAGGTGGAGCTGCGGAATTTATTCAAGAAGGAAAGTTCAAGTACATTCCTTATCATAGATTATTTAGACGAACAGAATTTTTGGAAGTGGATAATTATGGAAGATTTGAGGTTTATGCCAACAGAAATTCCTTAGACTATCAGGATATCTACGGACTTCATGATATTCTAACCCTATATAGAGGCACCATAAGAAGAGTTGGTTTTAGTAGAGCCTGGAATATGTTCGTACAATTGGGTATGACAGATGATACCTATACGTTAAAAGACTCGGAAAACCTATCATACCGCGACTTTGTAAATTCATTCCTACCCTACTCCCCTACCAACACGGTAGAACTTAAAATGCGTCATAATCTTAAAATAGATCAGGATGATATTATGTGGGATAAACTTTTAGAGCTAGATCTTTTTAATGATAAAAAGAAGATCGGTATTAAAGATGCTACTCCCGCACAAGCGCTTCAGAAAATATTAACAGACAAATGGAGCTTAGATAAAGAGGATAAAGATATGATAGTAATGTATCATAAATTTGGATATGAACTTAATGGACAGCGAAAACAGATAGATGCTACCATGGTTCTTATTGGTGAAGATCAAACCAGAACAGCTATGGCAAAAACTGTAGGTTTGCCTGTAGCGATAGCCGCCTTAGCAATTCTGAATAAAAAAATCACTACCCCAGGAGTTCAAATTCCTATTAAGAAAGAGGTTTACAAACCAATTTTAGAAGAATTAGAAGCTTATGGTGTTAAATTTAGAGAAACTGAAACTGAGTATCTAGGATACAATCCTCTTGGCGAAGTAGGTAATTAAATAAAAACAACTCCCTTTTAATTCCAAAATCTTATAATTGCTCCACAATGAAAATAGTAGACGAAAAAGTAAGTATTGACGGTATAGATAAGACCATCCTTAATTATTTAATGGAGGATGCCAGAAAACCAATTCTTGAAATTGCAAGAAAAATAGGAATTAGCGGCGCTGCTATTCATCAACGTTTGCGAAAATTAGAAAATGCAGGGCTTATTGAAGGCTCCAAATTAATGATCAACCCAAGAATTCTAGGCTATACCACATTAGCTTTTGTGGGTGTTTATCTAGACAAAGCCGTTAGTAACCCCCAAGCGGTAAAAAGGCTTAGCGAAATTCCGGAGGTAATAGAATGCCACTATACCACTGGTAACTGGTCTATTTTTTTAAAGATCTTATGTAAAGATAATGAACACTTAATGAATGTTCTTAATAAGAATATCCAAGCTATAGATGGGGTTTCCAGAACTGAGACTTTTATCTCATTAAATCAGCAAATACAAAGACAAATTAAAGTTTAAGAACTTCATAAAAAAGGCCGGTCTTTCAACCAGCCTTTTTTTATGAAGTTCGAATAATATTCTATCTTCTTCCCAAGTAAATATTTACAAAATATAATAAGGTTGCTAAAGATCCTATTGCCGCTACTACATAAGTTCTTGCTGCCCATTTTAAAGAATCTTCTGCAGCTTCGTGCTCTTGTGAAGTTAACATGTTTTCTGTTTCCAACCAAACTAAAGCTCTTTTACTTGCGTCATATTCTACAGGTAACGTTATAAAACTAAATAAGGTTCCTAGACCAAAAAGTACGATTCCTACTAAAAGTACAGTACTCCCCAAAGCAGTGGTCGCCATCAATACCAGCCCCCCCATGATTACCCATTGAGACATTTTTGTAGCCACACTCACCATAGGTACCAATTTACTTCTCATCTGTAACCAGCTATAAGCCTGCGCATGTTGCACCGCATGCCCACATTCATGAGCAGCAACTGCAGCAGCGGCGGCATTTCTTTGAGAATAAACACCCTCACTCAGATTTACTGTTTTCTTCTGAGGATTATAATGGTCTGATAGCATTCCAGGAGTAGAAATTACTTTCACATCATTAATATTATTATCTCTCAACATCTTTTCCGCAATCTCCTTACCGCTCATTCCATTTTGAAGATGAACCTTAGAATATTTTTTAAATTTGCTTTTAAGCTTATTGCTTACATACATGCTCACTAAAAATAAGAGCCCTGCAATTATATAATATCCAATCATTTTATTTTCAATTTTAAATAGACTTCTGCAATAATATCAAAAATCTCGCCATTAAAAAGATGTCATGTCAACTAATTAAATATTGATAATTAGTTGAAGCAGGAATAGCTACTCTCTTAAAATATTACTAAATATGAGCAACTTAAAATAATCCTTAAGTGCTAATTATTCTCAAATTAAGATATTGTCTATATTTGCACAACTTATCTACAAAACAGTTATGCAATACAATAGAATTCTTCTAAAATTATCAGGCGAAGCTTTAATGGGAAACAGACAGTACGGGATAGATCCGGAACGTCTGGCAGAATATGCTCAAGAGATTAAAGCCGTAGTAGATAGAGGTATAGAAGTAGCCATAGTTATTGGTGGAGGAAATATCTTTAGAGGTGTTGCCGGAGCTAGTAAAGGGATGGATAGAGTACAGGCAGACCATATGGGAATGCTAGCCACTGTAATTAACGGGTTGGCATTACAAAGTGCTTTGGAAGATGCAGAAATACAAACCAGATTACAATCTGCTGTAAAGATCAATGAGGTTGCAGAGCCTTTCATCAGAAGAAAAGCAATGCGCCATCTTGAAAAAGGTAGAGTTGTAATTTTTGGAGGAGGAACAGGGAATCCATATTTCACTACAGATTCTGCAGCGGTTCTTAGAGCTATTGAAATACATGCTGATGTTATTTTAAAAGGAACCCGTGTTGATGGAATATACACGGCAGACCCTGAAAAAGATAAGGCTGCAACAAAATTTGATTTTATTACTTTTGACGATGTTCTTAAAAAAGGATTAAAAGTAATGGATACTACTGCTTTTACCTTAAGCCAAGAAAATGAATTACCTATAATTGTATTTGATATGAATACACCAGGAAACCTTTTAAAGGTTGTTACTGGAGAAAGAATAGGAACCAAAGTAAATTTATAAGAAACTAACTATAGCCTTTTTTCAACTTTAAGTTTAAAAAAATGAACGAAGAATTAGATTTTATATTTGACAGTACCCAAGAAAATATGCATAATGCTATTAAACACTTGGAAAAACAACTCTTAAATATTAGAGCAGGAAAAGCAAGTCCTGCGATGCTTGGAAGTGTAATGGTAGAATATTATGGAAGTATGACCCCGCTACAACAAGTGGCTAATGTGAACACTCCAGATGCCAGAACAATTACAGTTCAGCCTTTTGAAAGAAAAGCTATTCCAGACATAGAAAAAGCCATCATGGTAGCAAACCTTGGCTTTAACCCTATGAACAATGGAGAAAGTGTTATTATTAGTGTTCCCCCATTAACGGAAGAACGCAGACGCGAACTTGTAAAACAAGCAAAAGCAGAGACTGAAGATGCGAAAATTGGAATTAGAAATGATCGTAAGGTTGCTAATAATGACATTAAAAAATTAGATGTTTCTGATGATGCTAAAAAAATTGCTGAAGACAACATTCAGGAATTAACAGATAAGCATATAAAAAAGACAGAATCTATCTTTGAAAATAAAGAAAAAGAAATAATGACCATTTAATACTGCACATTTCTTAAAAAAGATATATTTGTGTCAGTTTCAAATGAATTAATTCGGTGTTCTACCGGATCTAATTTTATTTGAAACTGACATTTTTAGTTTAACACCTATTCCAAATCAAATTAATGTGAAATAGTAAACCTATGCGAATATTTATAATTCTAGTCTTGTTTATTATTTCATCTCCATCACTTTTTGCACAGCAACTCATATCCGGAATCGTAACTGATGCTAAGACCAAAGACCCTTTAGCTTTTGCTAATGTAAGCTCATCAGAAAGTAACGGCACACTCACCAATATAAATGGAAGTTTTACACTAACCTTAGGTGTTACAGACTCTATTCTAAAAGTATCCTATATTGGTTATCAAACCAGATCTATAGATCTTTCAAAAGATAAAAAGGAATTTCAAATTGAACTAGCTCCAAAAGCTCAAATACTAGAAACGGTACTGATCTCTTCTAAGGAAAACCCTGCCAATAAGATCATTCAAAAGGCAATTCAGAATAAAAAACTTAATGACCCCACAAAAGTTCTAGATTCCTATAAGTACAAGAGTTACAATAAATTTTTAATAGACAATTTAGATCAATCGGTAAAGGTAGAAACAGATAGCAGCAATATTGCAATAAATGAAGTGGTGAACGTTGGCCGTGCATATCTATCAGAAAAAGTTTCTTCTCATGTATTTAGTAAGTCTTTAGATCCACGAGAAATTGTAGAAGGTATTAAAACCGCTGGCTTTCGTGATCCGGTATATGATGTTCTTGCTCTTAAAGTGGAGCCCCTTTCTCTCTATGGAGAAAATTATACCATCTATAAAACAGATTATGCTGCTCCTTTAGATAATCACGAAGCTTTCGAAAACTATAATTATAAGATATTAGACACCCTCACAAATCAAGAGAGGCCTGCTTATCTTATATATTTCAAGCCAAAAAGAGAACGGGTAGTTGCAGGTTTGGAAGGTGTATTATATATAGATACTACAAGTTACGCTATTCAAAAAGCAACAGCACAACTTGCAGGTTCTGTAAAATTAAAGATCGTTCATGAGTACAACTATTATGAAAATAAAGATCTATGGTTTCCTAGCAGCCAACTTGTAACTATACAACCCGGAAGTGGAGAAAAAGATATTTCTGTTTTTGGAGGAAGCATTTCTTTAGGATCTGTGCAACAAAAAAAATCTATTCTTAACTCTGTATTGGGCTCTGGCACACCACAAGAAGGCCTTTACTTAGAGTCCAAAACAATTAATTACGATTTAGAATTTAATGTTCCTGTAAATGTTAAAAATTCTGATGCCTCCATTCTAGTTTTGGAAAATGCCGGAGAGCATTCTGTGAATTATTGGGCTGCCAATAGAAAACTGCCCTTTACTTTTAAAGATGAGCTTACTGCAATGAAAGTAGATAGCATTATTCAATTTAATAATATAGAGCGAAAGATAGAAGTTAAGAAAGGTATTTCTAATGGATACTATCCGGTAGGGCTTTGGGATTTCTCTTTAAAAAGATTCATAAAATATAATAATCTCCAAGGGTTTAGACTAGGCGTAGGAGGTAAAACAAATAACAAATTTTCTGAAAGATTCAGTTTGAACGGATTTTTCATCTACGGAACCAAAGATGGGAATGTAAAATTTAATGCAGGAGCTGGATTGGTATTAGATAAAAATAGTGGCACAGAATTAAGCTTTAATTATACAGATGACCTTAATGAAGTAGCTAGTTTTAGTTACCTACGTGGCACAGAAGCATTCTATTTGCTTCAGCCCAGATACGGTAATATTAATGAATTCTATAGGTACAAGAAGTTTCAAATTAACTTACAACATCCATTTTCGCCTAGATTTAGGTCTGAAGTAGAATTATCTACAGCGCGTATTAACCCTATCATTGATTATACTTATTCTTCTGGAGGAGATTATTTTGAAGATTATCAAATTGCCGAAGCCAAATTAGGCTTTTCATGGAAACCTTTCAGCAATTACGTAAGCACCCCAGAGAAAGTTCAAGAAGTTCGCACAGGATATCCACAATTTACTGCACAAATTGACAAAGGATTTTCAAAATTCTTAGAAGGTGATTTTGATTATATTAAATTCGGTTTTAAGATGGATTATAAGATCTTCCGTTTAGACCAGAGTATTTCTGAGATCATTTTAGAAGGAAATTATATAAATGGAAATTTTCCAATTACCCATGCCTTTAATGCCTACCCTAATAATCCAAATAAAGAAGAAATAATTAGTAGAGTTTCTATCGCTGGTAAAATGGCTTTTGAAACTATGTATTTTACAGAATTTTATAGCGACAGGCAGATCAGTCTTCACTTGAGACATCAATTAAGACCCATTAATATTACAGATAAAATACAACCAGAACTTGTTTTTGTTTCTAGCCATGCCTTAGGAGATTTTAAGGATCAATCTGCACATAAGAACATACAATTCAACACCTTAAACAAAGGCTATTCAGAAAGCGGAATAGAGATCAACCAAATCTTTGCAGGTTTTGGTCTTAGTTTTGCCTATAGATATGGAGCATACCATTTGCCGACCTTTAAAGAGAACTTTTCTTTTAAAGCTACCTTCATTTTAAAAATCTGATACTGAAGATTAATTAGGTTACAATCAATTAATACTTAGCCTTTTTGTAACTTTGCGCTCGCTTAAAAAACAGCCATGTCAAAAATTTTTAGTTTTGGATTTTGGAATTCCATTGCTCGAGTAATTCTTCGAAACAGGGTTACAATTATTATAATTACGCTTTGTCTTACCGCTTTTTTGGCTACTCAATGGAAGAACATGCGCTTTTCCTATACGGAAGCCAATCTTTTACCAGATGATGATGAGATCAATCTAGAATATAACAATTTCCTAGACACCTTTGGGGAAGAGGGAAATTTGATTGTGATTGCCGTAAAAGATTCTACGCTTTTCACTCCAGAAAAATTTAAGGCATGGAATAACCTAACCGAAACCTTAAGTTCCTATTCTGAAATAGACCATGTGATCTCTTTAGGGACTTTGCAAAAGTTGGAGAAATTTGATAATCCCAAGCGCTTTGAAATGGTTCCATTCATTGAGCAAAAAGATTGGGACAGTACAGATGTAGCCGGTTATAAAGATGAATTACTTAATAAACTTCCCTTCTATAAAAATCTAGTCTACAGTGGTAATAAGAAAACAGTGCAAACTGCCCTTTATCTAAATGAAGATATTGTAAATTCTAAACAGCGAAAGATCTTTGTAATAGAAGATCTAAAACCTTTAATAGACAAGTTTCAGGAGGATGCAGACATGAAAGTATATGTCTCAGGAATGCCCTATATCCGCACTCTAAACTCTCAAAATATTATAGATGAGATTGGATTGTTTATTGGAGCTGCACTTTTGGTAACCTCTTTAATCTTCTTCTTTTTCTTTAGATCTATAAGAGCTACTGTTATTTCTATGATCACGGTTTTAATTGGCGTAATGTGGGCATTCGGGATCATAGGCCTTTTACATTATGAAATTACTGTACTTACGGCGCTTATACCTCCATTAATCATTGTTATTGGAATACCAAATTGTATTTTCCTAATCAACAAATATCAGCAGGAAGTAAAAAATCATGGAAATCAGGCTAAGTCCTTACAACGGGTAATTTCAAAAGTGGGGAATGCTACCTTACTAACTAACTTAACAACCGCCTCCGGATTTGCAACTTTCATCTTAACAGATAGTACGCTACTAAAAGAATTTGGAATAGTTGCATCTATAAACATCGTAGCCCTTTTTATTCTTAGCTTAGTGATAATACCTATTATCTATAGTTACATGCCTCTGCCTAAAGACAAACATCTTAAACATTTAAACAAGCAGTGGATTGGTGGGTTTGTAGACTGGATAGAAAGAATGGTAAGGCATCATCGTATTGCCATCTACATTTCTTCTGTATGTTTATTGGTAATAAGCATAATAGGTATATACACCATCAAGATCTCCGGTAGTTTACTAGAAGACATGCCTCAAAAAGCAGATTTCTTTACTGACATTAGATTCTTTGAAGAAGAATTTGATGGAATTATGCCTTTGGAAATATTAATAGACACTAAAAGACCAAAAGGAGCTTTAAAACTTTCTACTTTAAAGAAAATGGAAACTTTGGAAACTGCTATAGAAGAGGTTCCACAATTATCGCAACCATTGTCTGTAGTAAGATTAGCCAAATATTCTAAACAAGCTTATTATAATGGTAATCCAAAATATTACCAATTACCTACCTCCCAGGAAAGAAATTTTATCGCTCCTTATTTAAAAGGATTTTCTACGGAAGGTAATCTCATGTCATCTTATGTAGATACTACCGGAAGATACGCAAGGATCACTACGTTTATGAAAGATATTGGTACAGATGAAATGGACAGAATTGAAGCAGAACTCTGGCCAAAAATCAATAAGATATTTCCTGAAGAACAATATAAGGTGAGCATGACTGGGAAGGCATTGATCTTTCAAAAAGGTACTACCTATCTGGTTAAAAATCTTGTGATCTCACTTACATTAGCAATTATTTTAATAGCTTTATTAATGGCTTGGATGTTCAGATCTTTTAGAATGATCTTGATCTCTGTAATACCCAATTTACTTCCATTAATAGTAACTGCCGGGATGATGGGATTTTTAGGAGTACCTATTAAACCTTCCACAATTTTAGTATTTAGCATTGCCTTCGGAATTTCTGTAGATGATACAATTCACTTCTTAGCAAAATACAGACAGGAGTTAAAAGCTAATAATTGGAAGATTAAAAGATCTGTGTATGCAGCTTTAAAAGAAACAGGAGTAAGTATGTTCTATACCTCCATTGTTCTTTTCTTCGGATTTTCAGTTTTTATGATCAGTAGCTTTGGTGGAACGGTAGCTTTAGGAGGATTAGTTTCTGCCACACTTCTATTTGCTATGCTCTCAAACCTATTACTTTTACCTTCTTTATTACTATCACTAGAAAAAAGTATTGCTAATAAAGAGACCTTAAAGGAGCCGGCTATTCAAATTATAACTGAAGAAGACGATATTTTAGACGACACTAATTCATAATAAAAATCAAATCCAGGGTCTTGGTAGGAATACTAGGAAAAATTATCTTTGGTTTACTAAAATCTATATAAAATGATAAAAGCAAAAATTGCAGAATTATTACAGAGCAATCAATTTCTACAGGAAGTTGAAGTAAAAGGATGGGTTCGATCTTTTAGAAGTAACCGTTTTATTGCTGTAAATGATGGATCTACTATCAATAATTTGCAATGTGTGATAGATTTTGAGAATACCAAAGAAGATGTTCTTAAACGTATAAATATAGGAGCAGCCATAAAAGTAGTTGGTACTTTAAAAGAAAGCTTAGGTAGCGGTCAAAGTATGGAAGTAGAAGTTACGTCTATAGAAATTCTTGGTGATGCGAATCCAGAAGAAGTTAAGCTTACTATTCTTTCTCCTAAACGCCATAGTTTAGAAAAGTTAAGAGAGCAAGCTCATTTAAGAGTGCGTACCAATACATTTGGAGCTATCATGAGAGTTAGAAGTAAACTTTCTTTTGCTGTACATAGCTATTTCCAGCAGAACAATTTTTTCTATGTGAACACTCCTATCGTAACAGGTAGTGATGCAGAAGGAGCTGGAGAGATGTTTAAAGTCACAGCTTTAGATCTTAAAGATCCACCTAAAAATGAAGATGGCTCTATTAACTATAAAAAAGATTTCTTCGGAAAAGAAACCAATCTTACCGTTTCTGGCCAGTTAGAAGCAGAAACTTTCGCTCTTGGTCTAGGACAGGTATATACTTTTGGGCCTACATTTAGAGCTGAAAATTCTAATACATCAAGACATCTGGCAG is from Gillisia sp. Hel1_33_143 and encodes:
- a CDS encoding efflux RND transporter permease subunit, with the protein product MSKIFSFGFWNSIARVILRNRVTIIIITLCLTAFLATQWKNMRFSYTEANLLPDDDEINLEYNNFLDTFGEEGNLIVIAVKDSTLFTPEKFKAWNNLTETLSSYSEIDHVISLGTLQKLEKFDNPKRFEMVPFIEQKDWDSTDVAGYKDELLNKLPFYKNLVYSGNKKTVQTALYLNEDIVNSKQRKIFVIEDLKPLIDKFQEDADMKVYVSGMPYIRTLNSQNIIDEIGLFIGAALLVTSLIFFFFFRSIRATVISMITVLIGVMWAFGIIGLLHYEITVLTALIPPLIIVIGIPNCIFLINKYQQEVKNHGNQAKSLQRVISKVGNATLLTNLTTASGFATFILTDSTLLKEFGIVASINIVALFILSLVIIPIIYSYMPLPKDKHLKHLNKQWIGGFVDWIERMVRHHRIAIYISSVCLLVISIIGIYTIKISGSLLEDMPQKADFFTDIRFFEEEFDGIMPLEILIDTKRPKGALKLSTLKKMETLETAIEEVPQLSQPLSVVRLAKYSKQAYYNGNPKYYQLPTSQERNFIAPYLKGFSTEGNLMSSYVDTTGRYARITTFMKDIGTDEMDRIEAELWPKINKIFPEEQYKVSMTGKALIFQKGTTYLVKNLVISLTLAIILIALLMAWMFRSFRMILISVIPNLLPLIVTAGMMGFLGVPIKPSTILVFSIAFGISVDDTIHFLAKYRQELKANNWKIKRSVYAALKETGVSMFYTSIVLFFGFSVFMISSFGGTVALGGLVSATLLFAMLSNLLLLPSLLLSLEKSIANKETLKEPAIQIITEEDDILDDTNS
- the asnS gene encoding asparagine--tRNA ligase → MIKAKIAELLQSNQFLQEVEVKGWVRSFRSNRFIAVNDGSTINNLQCVIDFENTKEDVLKRINIGAAIKVVGTLKESLGSGQSMEVEVTSIEILGDANPEEVKLTILSPKRHSLEKLREQAHLRVRTNTFGAIMRVRSKLSFAVHSYFQQNNFFYVNTPIVTGSDAEGAGEMFKVTALDLKDPPKNEDGSINYKKDFFGKETNLTVSGQLEAETFALGLGQVYTFGPTFRAENSNTSRHLAEFWMIEPEVAFCDLDGNMDLAEDFIKYVVKYVLENCKDDLEFLDKRQEEEDKAKPQAERSEMSLLKKLEFVTENNFKRVSYTEAIDILRNSKPNKKKKFQYPIDEWGADLQSEHERFLVEKHFKCPVILFDYPANIKAFYMRLNEDGKTVRAMDILFPGIGEIVGGSQREERLDVLQEKMKALDIDEEELWWYLDTRRFGTCVHSGFGLGFERLVLFVTGMTNIRDVIPFPRTPLNAEF